A region of the Phaseolus vulgaris cultivar G19833 chromosome 11, P. vulgaris v2.0, whole genome shotgun sequence genome:
ACTCCACATGGTCCATGTATCATGTAGCTTTTAACAACTTTGAACAATTTCGGGTACAAATTTGGGTGAGGTAATTCAGCATATATGACTTTATCAATGTTATTGCATTTTGCAGCTTGTTTGATCCATCTAACCATAATAGTATATGAGCATGTGATAAACCTCTTTTTTTGAATTTCAATGGTGTACATTCCTGAAACAAAAGAAAAGTATATGTAGAATTAATTATGGGAATATGCAAAAAACATTCTaatgtaaataattaatataataacctGCACTTGTTTGACCAAAAAagttattcttttttaaatctATTATCATTTGATCAAGTTTGATTTTGAAGACTCTACAAACAATATCAGGTTTATCTGACGGACTTAATCCTTTTGGCTCAAGAGCATCACGAATTTCTGGCCAATTGACATTGCATGTTATTGTTATAAACAAATCAGGATAACTAAATCTTTTACAAATGGCCATAACATCTTGACAATTGTTGAACATGTAACGCATACCACCAGTAAAAGATGAAGGTAAAACCACACGTCTACCAATGCAGGAAGGATCAGTTCCTCCTTTGTTAATTGCTTCTTATAAGCCATTCAAAATTTCAGACcgaattaatttttcatttgcCCTAATGAAAGACAAAAGTTGTGCTTAAATCAAAGTATAAcaattgatgtgagttgattaagAGATGAAGCATTAATAGACACtttcaagaattggatcaaAATTCTACAAGCAATTTAAGAACACAAATGAAGAAACCATTAGATAGATATAGATTCAATTTACAAGTCTTTTCAAGTGTTGCTTGCAGCTAGAAGCTCTAGAAGgttcttaaataatttttcaaaaacttcAAATTTGTTATTTAGGGTCAATAAATAGCTTTTGAAGTTGAAAGTGTCATAACATCTTTTAATATGTTATAAAGCCTTTTGTGTCGTGGTTCTCTAGTGTGTAGTATTGTCTGTGCCTTTCCCTTCTGAGTTGGATTAGTTAATGAACAAGTTACCCAATCTACTAAATATCTCTATTatattaaaagtttatttttaataaaagtttagcattagaacataaaaaataaaaaaaattaatagtagaatattttattcaatttaattaattttattgattGTGTTTTAAATTCGGTTTTTCGAAGttaatgaaataaagaaaataaaggtAATGGTGACTTTCTTTGAATAAAACTATCTAACAGAATTGTTTTGTGATTTGTGATTTTGTTATGTCTGAGGCATCACcgataatatttaaatattaattaaattaatatatattttaatttctaaaaccAGATTAGAGTAGGCCAATAATCTGATGTTACTTctatttttcttgttctttctgTTTCCTTACTAAATTGAAATATGGTGTCCTTGAGGCTACTAGTAGAAACAAGGTAAAAGAACAAAAAGTAACATAAAAGGACAAAACAAAGGAATACACCTCCAACAGTGAGCCACGCCTGTGCATGTGGAGCTACCCTACACAGGCAAGGTAGATATTTGTTCCtctataaataatagaaaaatgtacaaaataagaaatattttatataacatatttaaaataaattatataagtaTAATATCATGTTAACCAAAACAAAGTATATATATCTACAccagagaaaaaaaagagaaggatAGAGACACTTTATATATTCTAATTAAAATGGCgattccatatatatatataacattagaagatttgtttagtttctttctctaagaaaaaaaaatacaaaatttggagttaattaaattttaaaatattaattttttatcattttttaattgtttcagCATTTATGTGTATTaaacaaatcattaaaaaaacacaactcatttagaaaaacacaaaaaataatacGCCTGGAAGTATGGGGTTTAGAAACTCGCGGAAGTAAcgtgattttgaaaaatcccTGCAGTAACGGAACTTTCATAATtgccaaaaaaaattaattgattttcTAATCGTTTCTCAAAACCGTCGATAATGCGGTAAGAACAATGTATCtttcaggaaaaaaataaatcGTGAATAACACATTATTTAGTGGAAAACACTAAATATAATTcctcttaaaaatattttctattaataattaatattataattagttaAACTGActaaaattcattattttttacacaaattaaaataccaataaatatcaattattaaaataatttttctctcTCAAGAAATATAATGCTTATAATACTACATTTATTTGAAACTTCTTTCGtcctaaatataaaaattatggataattaattaatatctatttaaaaagtaattaatttagttgttaatatcaaaataatcaataattataatatttttttcaagattATCCTTAATATAATTGGGACTAACTATATCTTTTTTCTCCATTTAATTACTTTCCATCTAAATAATCAATATTGTGAGAGAAAATTTGcaaattgttaatttttaaaattataaactcTTAAATTCTCCACTCCACAcatatataatagaaaatagaaacaattcatacacaattttttacttatggattaaaataatttaaaaatattttggtgaAAATGTTCAATACCACACAGATAAAGATAACTTTATAAAAGAGAAAAACTGAGAAAAGTCTTATACTTAAATTCAAAGGAAGTTTAACTTTATCTGAAAAAAGATAAGAGAGTGTTGAGTTATTCATAGAATCAGATACACTATTCAACAGAAGTTGAAACTCACAAAACTCCAACAATCTcctcaaaaatcaaaatttgacGTATGAATACAAACTGAGGAACATCCAATTGTATCAACAACAAAATTGAACAGCAAAATACTAGAATTTATATACATGCAACAATGCATCCAAAAGGGGCAACACAAGCCACGCCTTCAGATACTTCTAATAGATTAACACTTCAATAATTAGTCTGTGGGACATTACAAAAAATATCAGCAATGTCCAAGCCCTCTGGAATTTCGAATTCGAACAAGTCACTGCAAAAGCTATTCTTCTCTTCCTCATTGCCACTTCTCAAAGAGTTGGATGATGCATTCAACTGGTTTGGACTTGACTCAGGCGTAGGAATAACCAAGTCATACCCCTTGTTCTGGTATGCATTTTTCAGGGAATGCACCAAAACATGGTGACCTAACAAATCAACTTGGTTTGGTTGCAAAACAAGGTTCTCATCAGCAGCAGAAGAAGAATTTGAGCAGCTAAAGTTTTCCATGGTGCCAGAGAATCCTTCCACACTGGTTGTATTCGTATGAGTAGGCATTTGAAGCTGAGTTATGTCTAGTGGTTGAGCAACTTGGTTTACATAATTGTTTGAAGCCAAATTTTGATTTTCTAGAAGAGAGGCTGTAGCAGCAAGGTTTAACAACCCTTGGTTCATCAAAACTTGGGCTCCTCCTAAGAAGCCTTGCATGTTAAGGGAGGGGTTCAACACTGACCTTAAAATAGATGACATATCAAGAAGGTCAAGGCGTGGGGCGTGTGTAACCGGATCAATTCCCATACGAAGAAGCCTCTTCCTAATGTGAGTGTTCCAATAGTTCTTTATTTCATTGTCAGTTCTTCCTGGCAACCTAGCTGCTATAGATGACCATCTAAATAAACCACAATTAACCATATTATTGATTAGAAACTAGAACCATATATTAGATAGATCATGATAAATATGAAGGAAAATGGTCATAGAGTTCTTACTTGTTTCCCAAGATACTGTGCAACTGAATAATCGTATCTTCTTCTTCTAAGGAGAATCTTCCTCTCTTAATATCGGGTCTAAGGTAATTTGTCCATCGAAGGCGGCAACTCTTGCCACACCTTTGTAGACCTGTAATTAGATAACATGGTCAAATATATATGTTAGTAAAGTAATGTTTTGTTAGGACAatttggtatatatatatatatatatatatatatatatatatatatatatatatatatatatatatatcaacatTAACAtctttttgaaacaaaaatgaTTTCTTCTTCATGACCTCAAAACTTTCCTATAACAAAGCAATGTCTTATTAGTAAAATGAAAGGGAGGGAGAAGGAAATAACAAACCAGCACTTTTAGGTAGGGATCTCCAATTGCCTGGTCCATGAGTCTGAATGTAGTTGATGAGTTTAAGGTCTTCTTCTGGTGTCCATGGACCCTTCTTGAGTCCATCCTTATCACAGCAAGGAGCTCTTCCCATTTTCAAAGTATATAGATGAAAAGTGGAGTACGATATGCAGGAAGGTTCCAAAAATCCAAAAGGGTACGAAACTTAATATTTCTTATCACAAAAGACACAAAAGTGAAGTTCTGTTGCTTGTGTTGATGGCTGAGACGACCAGTGTTTTTATAGCAGAGGAAAGCAGTGTTAGATGATCAAAGTCAAAAGGATTGGCGCCGACCATGTGACACATGTCTCTCTCAGGCTCAGCGAAGATACTCATCAATGGATCATGTATGTGTAATGATATACGTTTATAATACATACAGTAAAAATTGCATACACGATTTACTGATATATACATAATGTGTTTGATATCTTAACAAAGAGactataatgaaatgaaatacgagtaatattataaaattgacatattattcacattttttaaaaccaaaatttatgtttttccaTGATAATAAGCTTAAAGAATGGCGAAagacatatttttaatatttatagtatatttttaagttggttttctcaaaaattaaagaatgaATACTTTTTTAGCAGTAGAGATGTTGGTCTcagtatatataattaaaagtgTCATACATGTGTTGGAAAGTATAAGAGAGTATCAGATATCAGAAACATCTAATTCTAATAATGGTGCTCAGAGAAGTAGAATGTATAGTATTCTGTATAGATTTTGTTTCGCAATGAATACATACGTAGAGTACTTGCATCCATGTACACAGTGAATCATGGCACGTGACTTTAGGAGAGAACAGGGTTAACGAAATTGAAAATTGATAAGGATATGCTAGGGAGCTGACTTTTCCCATTGTAAAAAGCAGTGAAGAGATGCAGGTTGAAAACGATTTTTGAACCTTTTAGGTTGACCTTAGTTTTTATGTATTGTAAGGAATCATGGACGGTACGGTTGTTAACTCTTCTTAACAACATTTGCAGAAAATATGCTCCACTGTTTCTCTTTCACTCCACTGCTTCCTTGTGGGGTTTCGTTTGACTAACGTTGTTTATGCATCAAACTTCTACAGGGGGTGTCAAGGGGGAAAATGGTTTCGAAAgggatatttttataaaaatagtg
Encoded here:
- the LOC137821853 gene encoding transcription factor MYB41-like — protein: MGRAPCCDKDGLKKGPWTPEEDLKLINYIQTHGPGNWRSLPKSAGLQRCGKSCRLRWTNYLRPDIKRGRFSLEEEDTIIQLHSILGNKWSSIAARLPGRTDNEIKNYWNTHIRKRLLRMGIDPVTHAPRLDLLDMSSILRSVLNPSLNMQGFLGGAQVLMNQGLLNLAATASLLENQNLASNNYVNQVAQPLDITQLQMPTHTNTTSVEGFSGTMENFSCSNSSSAADENLVLQPNQVDLLGHHVLVHSLKNAYQNKGYDLVIPTPESSPNQLNASSNSLRSGNEEEKNSFCSDLFEFEIPEGLDIADIFCNVPQTNY